A section of the Oryza sativa Japonica Group chromosome 1, ASM3414082v1 genome encodes:
- the LOC136355932 gene encoding uncharacterized protein has protein sequence MWYFPIIPRIRRLFRNKGNARMMRWHAEERQQDGMLRHLADGSQWRNIDRKFKEFGKDARNIRFGLSTDGMNPFGEMSSGRSTWPVTMCIYNLPPWLCMKRKYIMMPIIIQGPKQPGNDIDVYLRPLVEDLKLLWKKEGVPMWDEDKQEEFNIRALLFVTINDWPALSNLSGQSNKGYKACTHCMDETESTYLKNCRKVVYMGHCRFLAANHPVRKKGKHFEHKADHRTKPKHRNGKTVFAMVKDLKVVFGKGPGSQPIESEDGHAAMWKKNSIFWELPYWEFLVVRHAIDVMHLTKNLCVNLLGFLGVYGKLKDTLEARNDLKHME, from the coding sequence atgtggtatttccctataataccacggataaggcgtttgttcaggaacaaggggaatgctaggatgatgcgatggcacgctgaagagcgtcaacaggacgggatgctgagacacctcgccgatggttcgcagtggcgaaacatagatagaaaatttaaagaatttggaaaggacgcacgaaacatacggtttggtttgagtacggatggcatgaatccttttggagagatgagcagtggccgtagcacttggcccgttacgatgtgtatctacaacctcccgccctggctatgcatgaagaggaagtacataatgatgccgattattattcaaggccccaagcaacctggtaacgacatcgatgtgtacctaagaccactggtcgaagatcttaagctgttgtggaagaaggaaggtgtccccatgtgggacgaggacaaacaggaggagtttaacatacgagcgctgctgttcgtaaccatcaacgattggcctgcacttagcaacctatccggacagtccaacaaggggtacaaggcttgcactcactgtatggatgaaacagaaagtacgtatcttaagaactgtaggaaggttgtatacatgggtcattgtcgattccttgcagcaaaccacccggtacggaagaaaggcaagcacttcgaacataaggctgaccaccgtacgaagcctaaacatcgcaacgggaaaacagtgtttgctatggttaaagatctaaaagtagtgttcggaaaggggcctggaagccagcctatagagagcgaagatggtcacgcggcgatgtggaaaaagaactctatattttgggagttaccctattgggaattcttggtcgtacgccacgcaatcgacgtgatgcacctcactaagaacctttgcgtaaaccttcttggcttcctaggtgtatacggaaagttgaaagatacactggaagcacgtaatgatctgaagcatatggaataa